The DNA sequence GCCTGAGGAGATACTATTTGGGTTTGAGAGTCTTTAGTTTTTATTTTAGTCAATATGCTTGATTCTTCATTTACTATTATTTTCCCAGCTCTGTCTTCAATATATCTTATTCCATAAGGTTCAATTTCGTTGCCACTGTTTCCCAGAATTGCAAAGGCTCTTGCCATTTGGATTGGAGAAACCGATATTACACCAAGTGCTAGTGGATAAACTTTTGGGAACGTTTTTTCTATATCTTTTGGGTTTGTTATTCCTAGCAGTTTTGAAGAATAACTAATAGCAGATTCAAAGCCCAGTTTGTCTAATATTCTTAATGCTGGAATATTTAAAGATAAAGCTAATGCTTGGCGTGTTAAAACATTTCCTCTCCATTTTCCACCGTAATTTTCTGGAGCATAAACGTCTCCATTTTTATTTAGAAATGCTACTGGAGAGTCTGAAAACATTGTTGCAGCTGTTATTTTTTTTAGATCAATTGCAGCTGCAAAATATAATGTTTTGAATGCGCTTCCAGGCTGAACTTTTGCTTGTGTGGCTCGATTAAATTCATTGTCTTTAGCATGCCCGCTCCCCCCAACCATGGCTCTTATCGCTCCGCTTGTAGTGTCTATTGCTATCATTGCCCCTTCGGGTTGTGCTATTAGTTTTGGTGTTAATTTATTTTTGATAATATATTCTTTTGTTGCCTTGTCTATTTTATCAATTCCAAGTATAGCTCCAAAACTTGCTATTAGATCAATATTATCTTCGTAAAATTTTCTTTTTCGCAGTTTTTTATATTGCTTTCCATTTATTCTTAAATTTTTAATTCCTAATAAATCTGATATTGCGTCTACTACAGGAACAATTTCTGAATTAATAATTATTGCTTCAGAGGATCTGTTTAAATTATGCATTGTTCTAGCTTTATTAATCATATCATTTGTAACTTTATCTGCGTATTTTTGTGCTTCAAGGTCAAGAGTTGAGTATATTGAATAGCCGTCTTTATATATGTTTGAACCGTCTGGTAAATATTTTAATATTTTTTGTCTTATGTATTCAGAAAAATAAGGAGCTTGGTCTTTTTTGTTTGAAATGGCTGATGTATCAGCCATTCGAGTCCAATCATAATTTTGCCAGTATTCATTAAATTCTTTTTCAGCAATTTCGGCTTTCACTATTCCATTTGATACAACCTGGTTTAAAACGGCTCTTTGTATTTTTTTTGAAAATTCTGGATTGTAAAGAGGTGAATAAAGCTTTGCATTTGGAAGTTGAATAATCATCATCACGGATTCTGCTGTATTGATTTTGTTTACGCTTTTGTCAAAAAAGAATTTTGATGCTGCAACTATTCCATAGTTTCCGTTTCCAAAATAAACTTTATTAAGGTACTTCTCTAGTATTTCGTATTTTGAGAGCTTTTTTTCAAGTTGGATTGCCCACCATATTTCATGCAATTTTCTCAAAATAGATCTTCTTGCTTGATTTGTATAGAGAAGCTTTGCAAGTTGTTGTGTTAGTGTGCTTCCTCCTGAGAAATATCTGCCAAGAACAATATTAAATGCAGCTCTAAATATTCCTATTAAGGAAAAACCTCTATGAGAAAAAAAACCAATGTCTTCTCGTATTAAAAGGGTGTTAATTAGATTGTCAGGCATTTTTCTCAAAGGCATTAATTCTCTGTTTTCATCAGATATGAATTGAGTTATTTGTCTTCCATTAATATCTAAAAGCCTTGAAGGAATTGCTGGGTTTATATATCCGAAGTTTTTATCTTTTTGTATGTTTATAGTCTTAGATATTGTTAATGCCAGTGTGATAATAGAAAAGCTAACTGTGAAATATGTTAAATAAATAAGTAGATTATGTGTATTTATTTTTTTCAACTTAAGGCTATTTAGTTTCATACTTTTTATTAAAGTATACTATAAGTATGTAAGAATTAATATTATAAGCTGATTGTTATAGTGTAAAATTATTGTTATAATTTTACACTATAACAATCAGCGCTCCCTAAGTTGTGTTAATTGACAAATGCTGAGATGTTGGGCGATGGTATATTGTTAGTTTTAAGTGTGGATTTATTAATTATTAGTAAAGTTTTTTTGCAACTTGATTAATTTAAGCTTTATCGGTGTGAAATTATTCGAAACAGTTTTAAGCGTTGTTTGGTAGTTTTATTTTTTATATCCAAAAAAGGAGAGAGGAGAGGTTTATGCTTTTATCTAGGAAAATAAGAGATTACGGAGCTAAATATAGGGGTAAAGAAATTAAAATGAGTACAGAGATAAACAGTTTTTTAAATCTTCGCAATACTATTGAGATGAAGGTAGGCTCATATTCTGTGTTTGGAGTAATTTATTCTATTTCTATGGATTCTCTTAAGCTTATTTTTCAAGAAGATACGGTATTGCCTGCTTTGGCTAAAAATAGAAATTTAGGGTCTATTCGGATTAAGAAAAATTCAGATTCTAAGAATAGCTCTGCTTTTTTTCCCCCTTTGTCTGTGAAACTGTCAAGTGCTTCTGCTTATTCTTCTCAAGATAAAGAATACAATTTATTAACATTAGAATTTTTATCTTCTATGCCAGAAGAGATTGCTATTAAAGTTGGAAAGCTTCTTGATTTAAAACTTGGGCAAAATCAGAGAATTCATGAAAGGATTATAGTCGACAAAGATTCTATTAGAAAGCTCAATATTGATTCTGATAAAGCTTTTATCAAATTTAATGGTTCAAAGCATAAGTGTTTAATAAAAGATTTATCTTATGGGGGTGCTTTAGTAATTTCTTCTTTTGACTGTGGGGATGTCACAGAAGATTCTATTGATTTGATTTTTAGTTTTGAATTTATGGATAAAGAAATTTTTATTGAGGGTAAATCAAAAAGCTTAAGTGTGATTCAGACACCTAATGGAAAGGTTTTTGCGCTTGGCATTGCTTTTGATGAGGACAGAATACCACTTGATTATACTATGTTAATTCATGATTATTTTAATTAATAAAAAGATTAAAAATTATTTTTATGAGGAGTTTTAGCAATATTTAGTTGAAGTTTTCGCTAATTATTTTAATTATTTGTTAATTATGAATTTATTTGAACTGGCTTTTCGAATTCTGTTGTTTATTGAGTACCCAAGTTCTTCGTCTTTTACGAATTCACTAAGTATTTGTTTGTAGTTATTCTCAGAATTGACCAACTCTTTGTAAAGATTTTGTGCATATTCTTCAAGAGTGTTAAATACTGTAATATTTTTTTTATCCCACAAAAAATTAAATAAATAGGACTTAAGAGTAGGTTTTGTAATAAGTATTTTTGTATTTTTGTTTATATATTTTTTTATATTGTCTTGACCTTTAAATAAATATACAGGAATTTTTGGTTTGTAATGCTCTAATATGTTTCCAGGTGATTTTTCTAACTCTATTTTTGCTTCTGCGTAATTTACTGTGTATTTCCCTTGAAGCTCTTTTTCTATCATTTTTTTTGTTATTGCGCCTGGCCTTAATATTAGTACGTTGTCTTTAAGGTCAAAGCCAATCACAGTCGATTCGATTCCAATATTAAAGTCTTTGTTTTCTACTGCTTTTATTATTCCTCTTACAAGTCCATTTAGTTCTTTAAAAGCCATTTCAAAGTTTGTTGAACTTGGTCTTTTTGATATATTTGCAGATGGTGCTACTATTGGGACTTTAGATGTTTTTATTAAGTTTAAAGCTATTTTATTTGCAGGAATTCTTATTGCCACTGTGTCTAGGTTTCCGCTTACAAATCGGGATATTTTTATTGATTTTTTAAGAACATAAGTTAAGGGGCCTGGACTAAACTTTTGGATTAGCATTAGAGCGCTTTTTGGAATATATTCTGTTAGTTCTTTTAATTTTTTTACTGTGTCAACGTGCACTATTAAGGGATTTTCAATAGGTCTTTTTTTTACTAAAAAAATCATTTTTACAGCATCTTCATTGTAGGCATTAGCACCAATCCCATAAACTGTTTCTGTTGGGAATACAACAAGTTCTCCCATTTTGATAAGTTTTGCTGCTTTTTGTATTTGATTGCTGTGAATTATTTCTGTTAATATCATTTTTATTAGATTCTTTTCTTTTTATAATTAAATCAAAAAAAATGTAAATAAACAATTTGTGAGTTCAATTGTTTATTGAAAACGTGTTTTTATATTATAATAAATGTTATGGGAAATTTAATTGACGTCATCACAAGAGATAATAAAAATTTTATTATCCTCTTTGTATTTTTTTTAATTGCTTCTCA is a window from the Borreliella chilensis genome containing:
- a CDS encoding penicillin-binding protein; protein product: MKLNSLKLKKINTHNLLIYLTYFTVSFSIITLALTISKTINIQKDKNFGYINPAIPSRLLDINGRQITQFISDENRELMPLRKMPDNLINTLLIREDIGFFSHRGFSLIGIFRAAFNIVLGRYFSGGSTLTQQLAKLLYTNQARRSILRKLHEIWWAIQLEKKLSKYEILEKYLNKVYFGNGNYGIVAASKFFFDKSVNKINTAESVMMIIQLPNAKLYSPLYNPEFSKKIQRAVLNQVVSNGIVKAEIAEKEFNEYWQNYDWTRMADTSAISNKKDQAPYFSEYIRQKILKYLPDGSNIYKDGYSIYSTLDLEAQKYADKVTNDMINKARTMHNLNRSSEAIIINSEIVPVVDAISDLLGIKNLRINGKQYKKLRKRKFYEDNIDLIASFGAILGIDKIDKATKEYIIKNKLTPKLIAQPEGAMIAIDTTSGAIRAMVGGSGHAKDNEFNRATQAKVQPGSAFKTLYFAAAIDLKKITAATMFSDSPVAFLNKNGDVYAPENYGGKWRGNVLTRQALALSLNIPALRILDKLGFESAISYSSKLLGITNPKDIEKTFPKVYPLALGVISVSPIQMARAFAILGNSGNEIEPYGIRYIEDRAGKIIVNEESSILTKIKTKDSQTQIVSPQAAYIITDMMKSTIQYGTLANQRYTNLKNFKSDIAGKSGTTQNWADGWAIGYSPYITTALWVGFDKKGYSLGTSGTGTGLAGPSWGEFMAEYHKNLPKKVFVKPDGIISIPVQAETGLLPEEIVDEKIINELFISGTQPIEKSKYYENKLEFKNALEFNIYGIDEINNDEINFDTPEFEYLDNDFKSLNNDKNKNEEEEYDDKNKNEEEYDDEIENVKPQQTATPNNNNNEEKFVKDTKDIQNGIIINETNPETQNTKELNLNNNENEKINNKDVNGEDIQLD
- a CDS encoding translation factor Sua5, whose protein sequence is MILTEIIHSNQIQKAAKLIKMGELVVFPTETVYGIGANAYNEDAVKMIFLVKKRPIENPLIVHVDTVKKLKELTEYIPKSALMLIQKFSPGPLTYVLKKSIKISRFVSGNLDTVAIRIPANKIALNLIKTSKVPIVAPSANISKRPSSTNFEMAFKELNGLVRGIIKAVENKDFNIGIESTVIGFDLKDNVLILRPGAITKKMIEKELQGKYTVNYAEAKIELEKSPGNILEHYKPKIPVYLFKGQDNIKKYINKNTKILITKPTLKSYLFNFLWDKKNITVFNTLEEYAQNLYKELVNSENNYKQILSEFVKDEELGYSINNRIRKASSNKFIINK